The Stomatobaculum sp. F0698 genomic sequence AACTATCTCGAGGCCAACAACATCGAGGTACAGCATCACCGTGAGGAAGAGCCGCCGGAAGATTTGGAAAAGGCGGACAAGGGGGGTGATGTCCTGCTGGGACTTGATCTGGATCTCGACGACGACCTCGACAATGAGGATGAGAACGGCGAGAAAATCGAGGGAGAAGAGATCAATCTGAACCCGGTGGATCTTCTGGAAGGCGTCGGCACGGAAGACCCGGTCCGCATGTATTTAAAGGAAATCGGCACCGTTCCGCTGCTCACCGCGGAAGAAGAGATGGAGCTCGCGCGAAGAAAGCAGGCGGGCGATGAAAAGGCGAAGAAGAAGCTGATTGAGGCGAACCTCCGCCTCGTGGTCAGCATCGCGAAGCGCTACACGGGACGCGGCATGAGCTTTCTGGACCTCGTGCAGGAGGGCAATTTGGGTCTCATCAAGGGTGTCGAGAAGTTCGATCCCGAGAAGGGATTTAAGCTCTCGACCTATGCGACTTGGTGGATACGCCAGTCCGTGACGCGCGCGCTCGCAGATCAGGCGAGAACCATACGCGTGCCGGTGCACATGGTCGAGACCATCAACAAGATGAGCAAGATGCAGCGCAAGCTGACGCTGGAGCTCGGCTACGAGCCGAGTGTCGCGGAACTCGCAAAGGCCCTCGATATGACCGAGGAGAAGGTCATGGAGATTATGCAGATTGCAAGAGAGCCCGCTTCGCTCGAGACGCCGATCGGTGAGGAGGACGATTCGAACCTCGGCGACTTTGTCGCGGACAACAATGTGCTGACCCCGGAGGACAATGTGGAGTCCGTCATGCTGCGCGAGCACATCGACGCACTGCTCGGCGACTTAAAGGAGAGAGAGCGCCAGGTCATCGTGCTGCGCTTCGGCCTTGAGGACGGCCATCCGCGCACGCTTGAGGAGGTCGGCAGAGAGTTCAAGGTGACCAGAGAGCGCATACGCCAGATTGAGGCAAAGGCGCTCAGGAAGCTCAGAAACCCGGTGAGATCCAAGAGAATTCGAGACTTTTTATGAATCAGAGAAATTACCAGAGAGAACAGGACCTCTTGGTCCGAAAAAACGAAGCTTCGGGACTTGTCCCGAAGCTTCTTCTTCACGTCTGCTGTGCGCCCTGCTCTTCCTTTTGTCTGGAGAGCTTGACACCGCACTTTGATGTGACTGTCTTTTTCTGTAACCCGAACATCGATGACCCGGAGGAATACCACCGGCGCGCCGAGGAGGAGCAGCGCTTACTCCGGGAAATGAATTTGCCGCGGCCGGTGGGCTTTCTAGAGGGGGAGTATAATCCGGAGCGCTTTCACGAAGCGGTGCGAGGTCACGAAACGGACCCCGAGGGCGGCGAGCGCTGCGGTATTTGCTTTGAACTCCGCCTCCGCGAGAGCGCAAAGGCTGCCAAGGCGGGCGGTTTTGACTATTTTACGACCAGTCTCACCATTTCCCCGATGAAAAGCGCCCCCCGACTGAATGCCATCGGGGAGCGCATTGCGGCGGAGGAAGGGGTTGCCTTCCTGCCCTCTGATTTTAAAAAGAAAAACGGGTTTCTCCGCTCGACCGAGCTCTCGAAAGAGCACGGACTGTACCGCCAGGATTACTGCGGTTGCTCCTACTCGAAGCGGGATGCGGAGCGGAGAGAAGCTCAGCGGTGCTCGGAGGCAAAGACGGACTCCGCGAGCGTATCCGCAAGCGCGAGCAGCTGTAAGCGCTGTTCCTCGTGACCGCGGGACTTTAAAGTGACCGTGTCCTGCAGGAAGTTCATGTTCTTCATCGAAGAGAAGAGTTCGCTCATCTTCTTGCCGGACACCGGCGCCCAGGAGCCGTTCTCCACGAGTGCAATCGAGCGGTTCTGCAAATTGTGAGCCGCAAGCTCGCGAAGCAGTCCCTCCATGTAGGGGAAGATTTCGTTGTTGTAGGTCGCGGAGGCAAAGACCAGGTGGCTCGCGCGGAAAGCCTCGGAGACCAGGTAGGAGACATCGGTCACGGAGACATCGTACATTTTGATGTTCTTGATCTTCCGCTCGCCGAGGGCGTTTGCAAGCACTTCCGCGGCATTTTCGGTGCCGCCGTAAATCGAAGCATAGAAGATAACCACTTCGTTGTCCTCGGGGCGGTAAGTTGCCCAGCGGGAGTACTTCTCAATGATCCACTGAATCTTATTTGCGACGCGCCACACCGGGCCGTGCAAGGGGCAAATCATCTGAATGTCGAGGCCCGCAGCTTTATTTAAGAGCGCCTGCACCTGCGTGCCGTATTTGCCGACGATGTTCGAGTAGTAGCGGCGCATCTCGGAGAGCTCAAAGTCGCCGAAATTAAGCTGATCCGCATAGAGGTTGCCGGAGAGTGCACCGAAGGTGCCGAATGCATCCGCGGAGAAGAGAATCTTATCGGTCTCGTCATAGGTGACGGTAACTTCCGGCCAGTGCACCATGGGAGCCAGGATGAAGCGGAAGTTGTGGTGACCGGTCGAGAGCGTATCGTTCTCCTTGACCTGCATGACCTTACCCTGCAGGTTGAGCTCTCCGAAGAACTGCTTGATCATCGCGTGGGTCTTTGCGCTACCCACAACCGTAGCCTCCGGGTAACGGAGCAGCACTTCGGCAAGCGTAGCGCAGTGATCCGGCTCCATGTGATTCACGATGATGTAGTCGAGCGGACGGCCGTTCAGCACAGCCTTGATGTTTTCGAGGAACACCCCGCAGATTGCGTGATCCACGGTATCGAGCAGGACGGTCTTCTCGTCCGTAACCAAGTAAGAATTGTAGGAAATGCCGAGCGGAACCGGATGGCAGTTCTCAAACTTAGCGAGTCTACGGTCGCTGGATCCGAGATACCAGAGCGTATCGCTCATCTGAATTGCCTGATGCATAACTTCTCCTTTTCTGACAGTTTGCAGTGACTAAGTATTGCGCCG encodes the following:
- the rpoD gene encoding RNA polymerase sigma factor RpoD, whose translation is MAEEKRTEKKSAKGGKKAETEKREIREQELMQGLLQLVEQAKNKDSKLDVDEINDYFQDYQLSPEGIEHIYNYLEANNIEVQHHREEEPPEDLEKADKGGDVLLGLDLDLDDDLDNEDENGEKIEGEEINLNPVDLLEGVGTEDPVRMYLKEIGTVPLLTAEEEMELARRKQAGDEKAKKKLIEANLRLVVSIAKRYTGRGMSFLDLVQEGNLGLIKGVEKFDPEKGFKLSTYATWWIRQSVTRALADQARTIRVPVHMVETINKMSKMQRKLTLELGYEPSVAELAKALDMTEEKVMEIMQIAREPASLETPIGEEDDSNLGDFVADNNVLTPEDNVESVMLREHIDALLGDLKERERQVIVLRFGLEDGHPRTLEEVGREFKVTRERIRQIEAKALRKLRNPVRSKRIRDFL
- a CDS encoding epoxyqueuosine reductase QueH, whose protein sequence is MNQRNYQREQDLLVRKNEASGLVPKLLLHVCCAPCSSFCLESLTPHFDVTVFFCNPNIDDPEEYHRRAEEEQRLLREMNLPRPVGFLEGEYNPERFHEAVRGHETDPEGGERCGICFELRLRESAKAAKAGGFDYFTTSLTISPMKSAPRLNAIGERIAAEEGVAFLPSDFKKKNGFLRSTELSKEHGLYRQDYCGCSYSKRDAERREAQRCSEAKTDSASVSASASSCKRCSS
- a CDS encoding FprA family A-type flavoprotein; this encodes MHQAIQMSDTLWYLGSSDRRLAKFENCHPVPLGISYNSYLVTDEKTVLLDTVDHAICGVFLENIKAVLNGRPLDYIIVNHMEPDHCATLAEVLLRYPEATVVGSAKTHAMIKQFFGELNLQGKVMQVKENDTLSTGHHNFRFILAPMVHWPEVTVTYDETDKILFSADAFGTFGALSGNLYADQLNFGDFELSEMRRYYSNIVGKYGTQVQALLNKAAGLDIQMICPLHGPVWRVANKIQWIIEKYSRWATYRPEDNEVVIFYASIYGGTENAAEVLANALGERKIKNIKMYDVSVTDVSYLVSEAFRASHLVFASATYNNEIFPYMEGLLRELAAHNLQNRSIALVENGSWAPVSGKKMSELFSSMKNMNFLQDTVTLKSRGHEEQRLQLLALADTLAESVFASEHR